One Streptomyces sp. NBC_00554 DNA segment encodes these proteins:
- a CDS encoding tetratricopeptide repeat protein, which yields MSGIDGITDFDALRQAMADNYDQPEGPARNARAEQLLTAAEKLGIPLAVIEALGHQLKVYNYSSEKDKMFVPFARLLRMWDERPEDFDEYEIHSLHWVFKWMSAGMLDQPHIPLASIQKWLGEMEHRYRLAGRSERAVRSAEFSVAAHLGDLDRAERAYAAWLAADRDTMADCHACELHGQGWWRAQRGSDAEALELWGPVLEGEYSCAHEPHTVLASSLVPLLRLGRVDEARAHHLRGFRLVRAMESMRGAYADHVEFCALSGNEARALELLAERPAYFTDSGDPRSKLDFMAVVAILMDRLTSLGLGDQTVPGPAGRAWTARDLATHARGEALSLAARFDARNGTSYVSARARSRMNHSALVDRLPLGVRSSRPAPTAHAPRPPAVTEPATEPDLPALLTEARRLSDSRSPDAVEAWAAVSRAAEGHELDARDRAEIADHAAMGLGPDGIELFRQAAELYAEADDPGEALAARARAAYVLALTGESEEALTAVSELYERVLALFAEGGTGVSQTASVLVGRARVLMHRVDGDADADESAGTAESAGTPDGDVVGAAEAAARELLALAEPHVGDVRLASRAAEAHAMLGELAARSGDAEQAAELLGRAVETYVSAGLPWFAVEHEARLAGIALHLGDAEAAERAARAALEHGALHMEAPGHAQLHLQLAEILGGTGQFGPAAQHALEAAHWADEAGQSATLGAWARHQLGGFLVRQGRWAEAAEILESALPDLTTDMHGDGAIVQTQWWLGDCLTELGDHREAAERWLQAADIARHWSEQRDHAMLAHLAAEALGHAGLPAQADQAYARAGDLWRELGNVHGLVRSLRARAWAAARTEAGLDGARELMAAAVRECEVAIQDVPVAFDSPEDEGVQLRLVAELGHTYRQFGDLVARSVPDDAEEASARASYEEALAHVTQAISVFAALGDEVLEVRTGAELAAGWLEADLHRPAAAMARARAVLSAYAGVDGETAEARCAEAENMLKLTGASSEG from the coding sequence ATGAGCGGGATCGACGGAATCACGGACTTCGACGCCCTCCGCCAGGCGATGGCGGACAACTACGACCAGCCGGAGGGACCGGCCCGCAACGCGCGCGCGGAGCAGCTGCTCACCGCGGCCGAGAAACTCGGCATCCCCCTCGCGGTGATCGAGGCGCTCGGGCACCAGCTGAAGGTCTACAACTACAGCTCCGAGAAGGACAAGATGTTCGTCCCCTTCGCGCGCCTGCTGCGCATGTGGGACGAACGCCCCGAGGACTTCGACGAGTACGAGATCCACTCCCTGCACTGGGTCTTCAAGTGGATGTCGGCCGGAATGCTGGACCAGCCGCACATTCCGCTCGCCTCCATTCAGAAGTGGCTCGGCGAGATGGAGCACCGCTACCGGCTGGCCGGACGCTCCGAACGGGCGGTACGCAGCGCCGAGTTCAGCGTGGCCGCCCATCTCGGCGACCTGGACCGCGCCGAGCGGGCGTACGCCGCCTGGCTGGCCGCCGACCGGGACACCATGGCCGACTGCCACGCGTGCGAGCTGCACGGGCAGGGGTGGTGGCGGGCGCAGCGCGGCTCCGACGCGGAGGCTCTGGAGCTGTGGGGCCCTGTCCTGGAGGGCGAGTACTCCTGCGCCCATGAGCCGCACACCGTCCTCGCGTCCTCCCTGGTGCCCCTGCTGCGCCTGGGGCGCGTGGACGAGGCGCGCGCCCACCATCTACGGGGCTTCCGGCTCGTCCGCGCCATGGAGAGCATGCGCGGCGCGTACGCGGACCACGTGGAGTTCTGCGCGCTCTCCGGCAACGAGGCGCGCGCGCTGGAACTGCTCGCCGAGCGCCCCGCGTACTTCACGGACTCCGGGGACCCGCGCAGCAAGCTGGACTTCATGGCGGTGGTGGCCATCCTCATGGACCGCCTGACCTCCCTCGGGCTCGGCGACCAGACGGTTCCCGGGCCGGCCGGCCGCGCGTGGACCGCACGCGACCTCGCCACCCACGCGCGCGGGGAGGCACTTTCGCTGGCGGCGCGCTTCGACGCACGCAACGGCACGTCGTACGTCAGCGCGCGCGCCCGCTCGCGGATGAACCATTCGGCGCTCGTGGACCGCCTGCCGCTGGGCGTGCGCTCCTCACGCCCCGCGCCCACGGCGCACGCGCCCAGGCCGCCCGCCGTCACGGAACCGGCCACCGAGCCCGACCTCCCCGCGCTGCTCACCGAGGCCCGCCGCCTCTCGGACTCCCGGAGCCCGGACGCCGTCGAGGCGTGGGCGGCGGTCTCGCGCGCCGCCGAGGGCCACGAACTGGATGCCCGCGACCGCGCGGAGATCGCCGACCACGCGGCGATGGGGCTCGGCCCGGACGGCATCGAGCTCTTCCGTCAAGCGGCCGAGCTGTACGCCGAGGCGGACGACCCCGGCGAGGCCCTCGCAGCGCGCGCCCGCGCCGCGTACGTACTCGCCCTGACGGGCGAGTCCGAGGAGGCCCTGACGGCCGTCTCGGAGCTGTACGAGCGGGTGCTCGCGCTCTTCGCGGAGGGCGGGACGGGGGTGTCTCAGACGGCGTCCGTGCTGGTGGGGCGGGCGCGGGTTCTGATGCATCGGGTGGACGGCGACGCGGACGCGGACGAAAGCGCAGGGACGGCGGAAAGCGCGGGCACGCCCGACGGCGACGTCGTGGGCGCTGCCGAAGCCGCGGCGCGGGAGTTGTTGGCTCTTGCCGAGCCGCATGTCGGGGACGTGCGGCTGGCCTCGCGGGCGGCGGAGGCGCACGCGATGCTCGGGGAACTGGCGGCGCGTTCCGGGGACGCCGAACAGGCCGCGGAGCTGCTTGGGCGGGCCGTCGAGACCTATGTGTCGGCCGGGCTGCCGTGGTTCGCCGTGGAGCACGAGGCGCGGCTCGCCGGTATCGCCCTGCACCTCGGCGACGCCGAGGCCGCGGAGCGGGCGGCGCGCGCGGCGCTGGAGCACGGCGCGCTGCACATGGAGGCGCCGGGTCATGCGCAACTGCACCTTCAGCTCGCCGAAATCCTCGGCGGCACCGGGCAGTTCGGGCCCGCCGCCCAACACGCCCTGGAGGCCGCGCACTGGGCCGACGAAGCGGGCCAGAGTGCCACGCTCGGCGCCTGGGCCCGGCATCAGCTCGGCGGTTTCCTGGTCCGGCAGGGGCGGTGGGCCGAGGCCGCCGAGATACTGGAGTCCGCGCTGCCCGACCTGACCACCGACATGCACGGCGACGGTGCGATCGTGCAGACCCAGTGGTGGCTCGGCGACTGTCTCACCGAACTCGGCGATCACCGCGAGGCCGCCGAACGCTGGCTGCAGGCCGCCGACATCGCCCGCCACTGGTCCGAACAGCGCGACCACGCGATGCTCGCCCATCTCGCCGCCGAGGCCCTCGGCCACGCCGGGCTGCCCGCCCAGGCGGACCAGGCGTACGCCCGCGCCGGCGACCTCTGGCGCGAGCTCGGCAACGTCCACGGGCTGGTGCGCTCGCTGCGGGCCCGTGCCTGGGCAGCCGCCCGTACGGAGGCGGGACTCGACGGGGCACGGGAGTTGATGGCGGCGGCGGTGCGGGAGTGCGAGGTCGCGATCCAGGACGTGCCGGTCGCCTTCGACTCCCCCGAGGACGAGGGCGTGCAACTCCGGCTCGTCGCCGAACTCGGGCACACCTACCGTCAGTTCGGCGACCTGGTGGCTCGTTCCGTGCCGGACGACGCGGAGGAGGCTTCGGCAAGGGCCTCTTACGAAGAGGCCCTTGCCCATGTCACGCAAGCGATCTCCGTGTTCGCCGCCCTCGGGGACGAGGTCCTCGAGGTCCGTACCGGTGCCGAACTCGCCGCCGGGTGGCTGGAGGCGGACCTCCACCGACCCGCCGCGGCCATGGCACGCGCGCGTGCGGTGCTTTCCGCGTACGCGGGGGTCGACGGGGAGACCGCGGAGGCGCGGTGCGCGGAGGCGGAGAACATGCTGAAGCTGACGGGGGCGAGTTCGGAGGGCTGA
- a CDS encoding DAK2 domain-containing protein, with protein sequence MPQVPQTFDALAVRTWCGLALEALGRAREEIDAINVYPVADGDTGTNLYLTLESATAAVEAVFGGHEVGGHEAGGGDEAGGGRPTLADAVRAMAHGALIGARGNSGTILAQLLRGMAQVLAADSETAHTDGPGLRLALRQAADSARQAVAHPVEGTVLTVASAAADAANGAEGDCGTVARAAYEGARAALAATPGQLAVLERAGVVDAGGRGLVAVLAALVETFTGEAPRMRLGSPEVHARVAAVVTEVDIVGAGIGGVHPDVCEDGAPEEGGPAFEVIYLLEAEDAAVDRLRGRLDLLGNSLVVVGGDGLWNVHVHVDDAGAAVEAGVEAGRPYRIRITHFGLGDVHTGGPGRPPRERAQRAVVAVVPGEGLAGLYAEAGATTVLARPGEPPASGELVEAVRRAHAREVVLLPNDAELRHTAAAAAEQARADGVRVALIPTRSAVQGIAALAVHEPERRFDEDVVAMTSAAGATRYAEVVVAERQSWTMAGICQAGDVLGLIDGDVAVIGSDITTTAESVLDRMLSAGGEMVTLVLGDEAPDAIAAHLESRVRESYLAVDTVVYRGGRQGALLLIGVE encoded by the coding sequence GTGCCGCAGGTGCCGCAGACGTTCGATGCTCTCGCGGTGCGCACCTGGTGCGGTCTCGCGCTGGAGGCGCTGGGACGGGCGCGCGAGGAGATAGACGCGATCAACGTCTACCCGGTGGCCGACGGGGACACCGGCACCAACCTGTATCTGACGCTGGAGTCGGCGACCGCGGCGGTCGAGGCGGTCTTCGGGGGGCACGAGGTCGGGGGGCACGAGGCCGGCGGGGGTGACGAGGCCGGTGGGGGCAGGCCGACGCTCGCCGACGCCGTACGGGCCATGGCCCACGGGGCGCTCATAGGGGCCCGGGGCAACTCCGGCACGATCCTTGCGCAGCTGCTGCGCGGCATGGCGCAGGTGCTCGCCGCCGACAGTGAGACCGCTCACACCGACGGGCCGGGCCTGCGGCTCGCCCTACGGCAAGCCGCCGATTCCGCCCGCCAGGCCGTCGCGCACCCCGTCGAGGGCACGGTCCTCACGGTCGCCTCGGCCGCCGCCGACGCGGCCAACGGCGCCGAGGGGGACTGCGGCACGGTCGCACGCGCGGCGTACGAGGGGGCACGGGCGGCCCTCGCCGCGACGCCCGGGCAACTGGCCGTCCTGGAGCGCGCCGGTGTGGTCGACGCGGGCGGACGGGGTCTGGTCGCGGTGCTGGCGGCGCTGGTGGAGACCTTCACGGGGGAGGCGCCGAGGATGCGCCTCGGCTCTCCCGAGGTCCACGCGCGCGTGGCGGCAGTCGTGACCGAGGTCGACATCGTCGGTGCCGGCATCGGCGGAGTGCACCCCGACGTGTGCGAGGACGGAGCGCCGGAAGAAGGCGGGCCCGCCTTCGAGGTGATCTATCTCCTGGAGGCGGAGGACGCGGCCGTGGACCGGTTGCGGGGCCGGCTGGACCTCCTGGGCAACTCGCTCGTCGTCGTCGGCGGGGACGGGCTGTGGAACGTCCATGTGCACGTGGACGACGCGGGTGCCGCCGTGGAGGCGGGCGTCGAGGCCGGGCGGCCGTACCGGATCAGGATCACGCACTTCGGGCTCGGGGACGTCCACACCGGGGGACCGGGGCGGCCGCCCCGGGAGCGGGCGCAGCGGGCCGTTGTGGCGGTCGTGCCCGGAGAGGGGCTGGCCGGGCTGTACGCGGAGGCCGGGGCGACCACCGTGCTCGCACGGCCCGGGGAGCCGCCCGCGAGCGGAGAGCTCGTCGAGGCCGTACGGCGTGCCCACGCGCGCGAGGTGGTGCTCCTGCCCAATGACGCCGAGCTGCGTCACACCGCGGCAGCCGCCGCCGAGCAGGCTCGCGCGGACGGTGTCCGGGTCGCGCTGATCCCGACCCGGTCCGCGGTTCAGGGCATCGCCGCGCTCGCTGTGCACGAGCCGGAACGGCGCTTCGACGAGGACGTCGTTGCCATGACCTCCGCGGCGGGTGCCACCCGCTACGCCGAGGTCGTCGTCGCCGAGCGTCAGTCCTGGACCATGGCCGGCATCTGCCAGGCCGGAGACGTCCTCGGCCTCATCGACGGCGATGTCGCCGTCATCGGCTCCGACATCACCACCACCGCCGAATCCGTCCTGGACCGCATGCTCTCCGCCGGCGGAGAGATGGTGACCCTCGTGCTGGGCGACGAGGCGCCCGACGCCATTGCCGCCCATCTGGAGTCCCGGGTTCGGGAGTCGTATCTGGCGGTGGACACGGTGGTGTATCGGGGCGGGCGGCAGGGGGCGTTGTTGTTGATCGGGGTGGAGTAG
- a CDS encoding HSP90 family protein yields MDSQTSQSSQASQSPHTFQVDLRGLVDLLSHHLYSSPKVYLRELLQNAVDAITARRAEQPDAPATVRLYAQDGTLRVEDSGIGLTESDVHSLLATIGRSSKRNDGLESARSDFLGQFGIGLLACFVVAERIRVVSRSARTPEAPPVEWTAADDGSYTVRTLPHEARTEPGTTVHLVARAGAGEWLTEEKVRSLARDFGALLPYDVRVGDEAITDLPAPWDRAYPSPATRRVALARHCHDLFGFTPLDSIDLDVPLAGIRGVAYVLPSSVSPAQRASHRVHLKGMLLTERAEQLLPDWAFFVRCVLDTDSLRPTASRESLYEDETLAAVREALGERIRSWLTGLAAGDPDRLAAFLSVHYLGVKSLARHDTEMLRTMLPWLPFETTDGRLSLEEFAQRHPVVHFTRTVEEYRQVAPIASAQGVGVVNGGYTYDSELVEALPSVRPGTVVSELDADTVTAHLDSVDPAEELALSAFLGAARAKLDPLGCDVVLRAFHPLSVPALHLDDRAARHEQARAEAEDQADDLWAGILGSLRGSAPRARLVLNHLNPLIRRISSLEDPELIGTATESLYGQALLMAQRPLRPADSALLNRAFIGLLEWATHTNSGEDGHR; encoded by the coding sequence ATGGATTCTCAGACCTCACAGTCATCCCAGGCATCCCAGTCACCTCATACGTTCCAGGTCGATCTGCGCGGTTTGGTGGACCTGCTCTCCCATCACCTCTACTCGAGTCCCAAGGTCTATCTGCGCGAGCTGCTGCAGAACGCCGTGGACGCGATCACCGCCCGGCGCGCGGAACAGCCGGACGCTCCTGCCACCGTGCGCCTGTACGCCCAGGACGGCACCCTGCGTGTCGAGGACTCCGGGATCGGGCTCACCGAGTCCGACGTGCACAGCCTCCTCGCGACCATCGGCCGCAGCTCCAAGCGGAACGACGGTCTGGAATCGGCGCGTTCGGATTTCCTGGGTCAGTTCGGCATCGGGCTGCTCGCGTGTTTCGTGGTGGCCGAGCGAATCCGGGTCGTCAGCCGCAGCGCGCGTACGCCCGAGGCGCCGCCCGTGGAGTGGACGGCGGCCGACGACGGCTCGTACACCGTGCGCACGCTGCCGCACGAGGCGCGCACCGAACCGGGCACCACCGTGCACCTGGTGGCGCGGGCCGGGGCCGGCGAGTGGCTCACGGAGGAGAAGGTCCGGTCGCTGGCGCGGGACTTCGGTGCGCTGCTGCCGTACGACGTTCGCGTCGGCGACGAGGCGATCACGGACCTTCCGGCGCCCTGGGACCGCGCGTACCCGAGCCCCGCCACCCGAAGGGTGGCCCTGGCGCGGCACTGCCACGACCTGTTCGGGTTCACGCCGCTGGACTCGATCGACCTGGACGTGCCGCTCGCCGGGATCCGGGGGGTGGCGTACGTCCTGCCGTCCTCGGTCAGTCCGGCCCAGCGCGCGAGCCATCGCGTGCACCTGAAGGGCATGCTGCTCACCGAGCGGGCCGAACAGCTGCTGCCCGACTGGGCGTTCTTCGTGCGCTGCGTCCTGGACACGGACAGTCTGCGGCCCACGGCGTCGCGCGAGTCGCTGTACGAGGACGAGACCCTCGCCGCCGTACGCGAGGCGCTGGGCGAGCGGATCCGGTCCTGGCTGACCGGGCTCGCGGCCGGCGACCCGGATCGGCTGGCGGCCTTCCTCTCCGTGCACTACCTGGGCGTGAAGTCCCTTGCCCGGCACGACACCGAGATGCTGCGCACGATGCTGCCGTGGCTGCCCTTCGAGACGACCGACGGGCGGCTCTCCCTGGAGGAGTTCGCCCAGCGGCACCCGGTGGTGCACTTCACGCGGACCGTGGAGGAGTACCGGCAGGTCGCGCCGATCGCCTCCGCGCAGGGCGTCGGGGTCGTCAACGGCGGCTACACGTACGACAGCGAACTGGTGGAGGCGCTGCCGTCGGTGCGCCCCGGGACGGTCGTCTCGGAGCTGGACGCCGACACCGTGACGGCGCACCTGGACTCGGTCGACCCGGCCGAGGAACTGGCGCTGTCGGCCTTCCTGGGGGCCGCGCGGGCCAAACTCGACCCCCTGGGGTGCGATGTGGTCCTGCGTGCCTTCCACCCGCTCTCGGTCCCGGCCCTGCACCTGGACGACCGGGCGGCCCGCCACGAGCAGGCCCGTGCGGAGGCCGAGGACCAGGCCGACGACCTGTGGGCCGGCATCCTCGGCTCGCTGCGCGGCAGCGCTCCACGCGCGCGTCTGGTGCTCAATCACCTCAACCCGCTGATCCGGAGGATCAGTTCGCTGGAAGACCCGGAGCTGATCGGCACCGCCACGGAGTCCCTCTACGGACAGGCCCTGCTGATGGCCCAGCGCCCACTGCGGCCCGCGGACTCCGCGCTCCTCAACCGCGCGTTCATCGGCCTCCTCGAATGGGCCACGCACACCAACTCCGGGGAGGACGGCCACCGATGA
- a CDS encoding thiamine-phosphate kinase: MKGTVGELGEFGLIKELTSRLTTTPAVRVGPGDDAAVVAAPDRRVVASTDILLEGRHFRRDWSTAYDVGRKAAAQNLADIAAMGAVPTALLLGLVVPAELPATWPSEMMDGLRDECQVAGASVVGGDVVRGDTIMVSITALGDLRNHEPVTRGGAQPGDVVAVTGWLGWSAAGFAVLSRGFRSPRAFVEAHRRPEPPYHAGPAAAGLGATSMTDVSDGLIADLGHIAEASKVRIDVRSGDIDIPTQMNDIGQAVGVDPIQWVLTGGEDHAIVATFPPDVKLPARWKIIGEVLNPSALPQVTVDGAPWTSKGGWDHFGDIES; encoded by the coding sequence ATGAAGGGCACCGTGGGCGAGTTGGGGGAGTTCGGGCTCATCAAGGAGCTCACCTCGCGTCTCACCACCACCCCGGCGGTCCGGGTCGGCCCCGGCGACGACGCCGCGGTGGTGGCCGCGCCCGACCGCAGGGTCGTGGCGAGCACCGACATCCTCCTGGAGGGGCGGCACTTCCGGCGCGACTGGTCGACGGCGTACGACGTCGGGCGCAAGGCGGCCGCGCAGAACCTCGCGGACATCGCCGCGATGGGCGCCGTACCGACCGCGCTGCTGCTCGGCCTGGTCGTCCCGGCCGAACTCCCCGCCACCTGGCCGTCCGAGATGATGGACGGGCTGCGCGACGAGTGCCAGGTCGCGGGCGCCTCCGTGGTCGGCGGCGATGTCGTACGCGGCGACACCATCATGGTGTCGATCACCGCGCTCGGCGATCTGCGCAACCACGAGCCGGTGACCCGGGGCGGCGCCCAGCCCGGTGACGTGGTCGCCGTGACGGGCTGGCTGGGCTGGTCGGCGGCCGGCTTCGCGGTGCTCTCTCGGGGCTTCCGCTCGCCGCGCGCCTTCGTGGAGGCGCACCGGCGTCCGGAGCCGCCGTATCACGCGGGTCCCGCGGCGGCCGGGCTCGGCGCGACCTCGATGACGGACGTCAGCGACGGGCTGATCGCCGACCTCGGGCACATCGCCGAGGCGAGCAAGGTGCGCATCGACGTGCGTTCCGGCGACATCGACATCCCGACCCAGATGAACGACATCGGGCAGGCCGTCGGCGTCGACCCCATCCAGTGGGTGCTCACCGGCGGCGAGGACCACGCGATCGTCGCCACCTTCCCGCCGGACGTGAAGCTGCCCGCCCGCTGGAAGATCATCGGCGAGGTGCTCAACCCGTCGGCGCTGCCTCAGGTGACGGTGGACGGCGCTCCGTGGACGAGCAAGGGCGGCTGGGACCACTTCGGGGACATCGAGTCGTGA
- the rpmB gene encoding 50S ribosomal protein L28 — protein sequence MAANCDVCGKGPGFGNSISHSHRRTPRRWNPNIQRVRTVVGGTPKRVNACTSCIKAGKVTR from the coding sequence GTGGCTGCCAACTGCGACGTCTGCGGCAAGGGGCCGGGCTTCGGCAACAGCATCTCGCACTCGCACCGCCGTACGCCCCGTCGCTGGAATCCCAACATCCAGCGCGTTCGTACTGTGGTCGGCGGGACGCCGAAGCGCGTGAACGCTTGCACCTCGTGCATCAAGGCCGGCAAGGTCACGCGCTGA
- the thiD gene encoding bifunctional hydroxymethylpyrimidine kinase/phosphomethylpyrimidine kinase, which produces MSAPPRVLTVAGSDSGGGAGIQADLKTMLALGVHGMSVITAVTAQNSLGVQGAWELPVEAVRAQYRSVVDDIGVQAVKTGMLASAELVEAVAELIGDTAAPAVVDPVGISKHGDSLLAASALDSVRTKLLPAATVATPNLDEVAQLTGVRVESEEQLRGAAAAVLAYGPKWVLIKGGHLSGDAVDLLTDGSEEHWLRAPRHDNRHTHGTGCTLASAIACGLAKGQSVPEAVAMAKEYVTGAIAAGFALGGGIGPVDHGWRFRAGT; this is translated from the coding sequence GTGAGTGCGCCGCCGAGGGTTCTGACGGTCGCGGGCTCGGACTCCGGTGGCGGGGCCGGGATTCAGGCCGACCTGAAGACGATGCTGGCGCTCGGCGTGCACGGCATGAGCGTGATCACGGCGGTCACCGCGCAGAACTCCCTCGGCGTGCAAGGCGCTTGGGAGCTGCCGGTGGAGGCCGTGCGGGCCCAGTACCGCAGCGTCGTCGACGACATCGGTGTCCAGGCGGTCAAGACCGGCATGCTCGCCTCCGCCGAACTCGTCGAAGCCGTGGCCGAGTTGATCGGCGACACTGCCGCGCCGGCCGTCGTCGACCCGGTCGGCATCTCCAAGCACGGCGACTCGCTGCTGGCCGCTTCCGCGCTGGATTCCGTACGTACGAAGCTGCTGCCGGCCGCGACCGTGGCGACGCCGAACCTCGACGAGGTGGCTCAGCTCACGGGTGTACGGGTCGAGTCGGAGGAGCAACTGCGCGGGGCCGCAGCGGCTGTGCTGGCGTACGGCCCGAAGTGGGTGCTGATCAAGGGCGGCCATCTGTCCGGAGACGCCGTCGATCTGCTGACGGACGGGTCCGAGGAGCACTGGCTGCGCGCGCCCCGCCACGACAACCGCCACACGCACGGCACGGGCTGCACGCTGGCCTCGGCCATCGCGTGCGGGCTGGCGAAGGGGCAGTCGGTGCCTGAGGCCGTCGCGATGGCCAAGGAGTACGTCACCGGGGCGATCGCGGCCGGGTTCGCGCTGGGGGGCGGGATCGGGCCGGTGGATCATGGGTGGCGGTTCAGGGCAGGCACGTAA
- the recG gene encoding ATP-dependent DNA helicase RecG, which translates to MDLVSALEEPLKNALGPATAKVMAEHLGLHTVGDLLHHYPRRYEERGQLTHLADLPMDEHVTVVAQVADARLHTFASSKAPRGKGQRLEVTITDGSGRLQLVFFGHGVHKPHKELLPGTRAMFSGKVSVFNHRLQLAHPAYELLRGDDDEATETVGSWAGALIPLYPATAKLESWKIAKSVQTVLPNAQEAVDPLPDSLRDGRGLVTLPEALLKIHRPQTKADVLDARARLKWDEAFVLQVALARRRYADAQLPAVAREPKPAGLLTAFDAKLPFTLTEGQQKVSKEIFDDLATEHPMHRLLQGEVGSGKTMVALRAMLAVVDSGGQAAMLAPTEVLAQQHHRSITEMMGELAEGGMLGGVEHSTKIVLLTGSMGTAARRKALLDLVTGEAGIVIGTHALIEDKVQFHDLGLVVVDEQHRFGVEQRDALRGKGKQPPHLLVMTATPIPRTVAMTVFGDLETSVLDQLPAGRSPIATHVVPAADKPHFLSRAWERVREEVENGHQAYVVCPRIGDDEDDPAKARSKKKSPEDEAEKRPPLAVLDIADQLANGALQGLKVEVLHGRMQPDDKDAVMRRFSAGETDVLVATTVIEVGVNVPNATAMVIMDADRFGVSQLHQLRGRVGRGSAPGLCLLVSEMPEASPARQRLNAVASTLDGFELSRIDLEQRREGDVLGQAQSGVRSSLRMLAVIEDEDIIAEAREEATTVVAADPELEGLPGLRTALQALLDEEREQYLDKG; encoded by the coding sequence ATGGATCTCGTGTCCGCGCTCGAAGAACCACTGAAAAATGCGCTCGGTCCCGCCACCGCGAAGGTGATGGCCGAGCACCTTGGCCTGCACACCGTCGGTGATCTGCTGCACCACTATCCCCGCAGATACGAGGAGCGCGGCCAGCTCACCCACCTCGCCGACCTGCCCATGGACGAGCATGTGACGGTGGTCGCCCAGGTCGCCGACGCGCGCCTGCACACCTTCGCCTCGTCGAAGGCGCCCCGCGGCAAGGGCCAGCGCCTCGAAGTGACCATCACGGACGGCAGCGGCCGCCTCCAGCTGGTCTTCTTCGGCCACGGCGTGCACAAGCCCCACAAGGAGCTGCTGCCCGGCACGCGCGCGATGTTCTCCGGCAAGGTCTCCGTCTTCAACCACCGCCTGCAGCTGGCCCATCCGGCGTACGAGTTGCTGCGCGGCGACGACGACGAGGCGACCGAGACCGTCGGCTCCTGGGCAGGTGCCCTCATTCCGCTCTACCCGGCCACCGCCAAGCTGGAGTCCTGGAAGATCGCCAAGTCCGTGCAGACGGTCCTGCCGAACGCCCAGGAGGCCGTGGACCCGCTCCCGGACTCGCTGCGGGACGGCCGTGGCCTCGTCACTCTCCCCGAGGCACTCCTGAAGATCCACCGTCCGCAGACCAAGGCGGACGTCCTCGACGCCCGCGCCCGGCTCAAGTGGGACGAGGCCTTCGTCCTCCAGGTCGCGCTGGCCCGCCGCCGGTACGCCGACGCCCAACTCCCCGCCGTGGCCCGCGAACCCAAGCCGGCCGGCCTCCTCACCGCCTTCGACGCCAAGCTCCCCTTCACCCTCACCGAGGGCCAGCAGAAGGTCTCCAAGGAGATCTTCGACGACCTCGCGACCGAGCATCCGATGCACCGGCTGCTCCAGGGAGAGGTCGGTTCCGGCAAGACGATGGTGGCCCTGCGCGCCATGCTCGCCGTCGTCGACTCGGGCGGGCAGGCCGCCATGCTCGCGCCCACCGAAGTCCTCGCCCAGCAGCACCACCGTTCGATCACGGAGATGATGGGCGAGCTGGCCGAGGGCGGGATGCTCGGAGGGGTCGAGCACTCCACGAAGATCGTGCTGCTCACGGGGTCCATGGGGACCGCCGCCCGGCGGAAGGCGCTGCTCGACCTCGTCACGGGTGAGGCCGGGATCGTCATCGGCACGCATGCGCTGATCGAGGACAAGGTGCAGTTCCACGACCTGGGCCTGGTCGTGGTCGACGAGCAGCACCGCTTCGGTGTCGAGCAGCGCGACGCCCTGCGCGGCAAGGGCAAGCAGCCGCCGCACCTGCTGGTCATGACCGCCACACCCATCCCGCGCACCGTCGCGATGACCGTCTTCGGCGACCTGGAGACCTCGGTCCTCGACCAGCTCCCCGCCGGGCGCTCACCGATCGCCACCCATGTCGTCCCCGCCGCCGACAAGCCGCACTTCCTGTCGCGCGCGTGGGAGCGCGTGCGCGAGGAAGTGGAGAACGGCCATCAGGCGTACGTCGTCTGCCCCCGCATCGGCGACGACGAGGACGATCCGGCCAAGGCCAGGAGCAAGAAGAAGTCGCCGGAGGACGAGGCCGAGAAGCGCCCGCCGCTCGCCGTCCTCGACATCGCCGACCAACTGGCCAACGGCGCCCTCCAAGGGCTCAAGGTCGAAGTCCTGCACGGCAGGATGCAGCCCGACGACAAGGACGCCGTCATGCGCCGCTTCTCCGCGGGCGAGACCGACGTCCTGGTCGCGACGACCGTGATCGAGGTCGGGGTGAACGTGCCGAACGCCACAGCGATGGTGATCATGGACGCCGACCGGTTCGGCGTATCGCAGCTCCACCAGCTCCGCGGCCGTGTCGGCCGTGGCTCGGCCCCCGGCCTGTGCCTCCTGGTCAGCGAGATGCCGGAGGCGAGCCCGGCACGCCAGCGGCTGAACGCGGTGGCGTCCACACTCGACGGCTTCGAACTCTCCCGCATCGACCTCGAACAGCGCCGCGAGGGCGATGTCCTCGGCCAGGCCCAGTCCGGCGTCCGCTCCTCGCTGCGCATGCTGGCCGTCATCGAGGACGAGGACATCATCGCGGAGGCCCGCGAGGAGGCCACCACGGTCGTCGCCGCCGACCCGGAGCTCGAGGGGCTTCCCGGCCTGCGTACGGCTCTCCAGGCTCTGCTCGACGAGGAGAGGGAGCAGTACCTGGACAAGGGCTGA